The Azospirillum humicireducens DNA segment CCGCGAAGAAGGAGTGGATCAGTCCGGCGCGCTGGGGCGAGTCCATGCAGGCCAGGAACAGCTCCCGCTCGCGCGACGTGCCCTCGGCGAAGGGAAGGGTGACGGCGGCCTCCACCGCATCGACGATCCGGTTGGGGGAGAACAGGTGCGGCTGACGCTTCGCCAATTCCGCCCGCTTCGCCGTGAACAGGGCGGGGTCGGTCCCGGCGATGCGGTCGGTGCGGGCGCTGACCGGCTGGGGAATCCCCCCCTCCGCCAGCAGCCGGTCGGCGGCGCGCAGGCCGGCGGCGAGCGGCGAAACATCGTCCTCCACCGCATCGACGAGGCCGATCGCCAGGGCCTCCTCCGCGCTCACCGGGTCGCCGGACAGGATCATGTCGAGCGCCTTGGCGGCGCCGACCAGCCGCGGCAGCCGCTGGGTGCCGCCGGCGCCGGGCAGCAGGCCCAGCTTCACCTCCGGCAGGCCGAGCTTGGCCGATTTCAGCGCGATGCGGAGATGGCAGGCCAGCGCGACCTCCAGCCCGCCGCCGAGCGCCGTGCCGTGGATGGCGGCGATCACCGGCTTGGCCGAGGCGTCGAGGCGCGCCACCACCTCCGGCAGGGTCGGCGGGGCCGACGGCTTGCCGAACTCCCGGATGTCCGCCCCGGCCATGAAGGTGCGGCCGGCACAGACCAGCAGCAGCGCCGCTGCCTCGGCATCGGCAAGCCCCGCCTCCAGCCCCGCCACCAGCCCGCTGCGCACGCCATGGCCGACGGCGTTCACCGGCGGATAATCGACGGTGATGACGCCGACGCGCCCCTGGCGCGCGTACTGGACAGGATTGGACGGAACCGCTTCAGTCTGGGCAGGCGACGGCATCGGCGCTCTCCGAAAAGCCTTGAATCGGGGCACATCGGCCCGCAGACGGCCAGTCTAGCAGACGATCCGCCGGAATCAAGTTTTCGGAATATAGTTTTACTATACGAAATATACTCTCACTGCGGGGCCGAGATCCGCATGACGAAGCCTGTCGGTTTGTCGGTCGCACCGAAAGGGCCGGCGACCTTGTTGGCGACCGGCGGCAGGCTTTTCAGATAGACGGCGATGGCGCGGGCGTCCTCGTCGCTGAGCGCGGCGAAGGACATCCAGGGCATGACCGGCGCCAGCATGCGCCCGTCCGGCCGCTTGCCGGTGCGGATGGCGGTGACGATCTGCTCCTCCGTCCAGTTGCCGATCCCGGTCTCCTTGTCCGGCGTCAGGTTGGAGCCGTGGAAGACGCCGAGGCCGGGGATCTCGAACCCGACATCCGAGCCGCTGAGCGCGCGGGCGAGGTCGGGTTTGCCCAGCAGATGGCCCGGCGTGTGGCAATCGCCGCAGCTGATCACGGTGACGAGATATTTGCCGCGGGCGGCCGCGTCGTCGGCCAGGGCGGGACCGGCGAGGGTTGCGGAAAAAAGCAGGGCGGACAGGGTGTGGCGGATCATCGGGGTGTGCTCCGGGGAAATGGACATGGCGGGGTATCGGGCGCTGCGTCAGCCGCCCATCTGCGAGCGGACGGCCGCGACGATGGCGTCGGCCTGCGGGACGAAGGCCTGCTCCAGCGGGAAGCTCGCCGGGGCCGGGGCGTCGGGGCCGGTCAGGCGCAGAACCGGCGCGCGCAGGCTGGCGAAGGCTTTCTCCGCCACGAGGGCGGCGATCTCCGCGCCGACGCCGCACAGGCGGCTCGCCTCGTGCACGACCACCAGACGCCCGGTCTTGGCGACGGATCGCAGGATGGCATCCTCGTCCAGCGGCTTCAGGCTGCGCAGGTCGATCACCTCGGCGTCGATGCCGGCCCCTGCCAGCGTGTCGGCGGCGGCCATGCAGGTGCCGACCGTCTTGGCATAGGACACCAGGGTCACGTCGCGGCCCTCGCGCCGCACCGCCGCCTTGCCCAGCGGGATGGCGTCGGCCTCCTCCGGCACTTCGCCGGCGCTGTAGCCGAGCGCGATGTCGGCGAAGACCAGCACCGGGTTGTCGTCGCGGATCGCCGATTTCATCAGCCCCTTGAAGTCGGCGGGGGTGGAGGGCATGACGATCTTCAGGCCGGGACTGTGGACGAACCAGCTCTCCACATTGTGGTTGTGCTGGGCGCCGACGCCCCAGCCGGCGCCTGTCATCGCCAGCACCACCATCGGGAAGCTGAACTGGCCGCCGGAGATGTAGCGCAGCTTGCCGGCGCTGTTGACGATCTCGTCCATGGCATAGCAGAGGAAGGGGGCGAACAGCAGATCCACCACCGGGCGCAGGCCGGTGGCGGCGGCCCCGGCGGCGGTGCCGGCGATGATGCCCTCCGCCAGCGGGGTGTTGCGGACGCGGGTGGCACCGAAGCGCTCCAGCAGGTCGCGGCGCTTGGTGGCGACACCTTCGCCGAAGATCATCACGGTGGGGTCCCGCTGCATTTCCTCGGCCAGCGCGGCGGAGATCGCGTCGTTGACGGTCATGGTGGTCATGATGGCGATCCTTCCGCTCAGGCGTAGACGTCGGTGGTCAGGGCATCGAGGCCCGGATAGGGGCTGGCATCGGCGAAGGCGGTCGCGGCCTCCATCGTCGCGCGGACGCGGGATTCGATGGCGGCAATGCCTTCTGCGTCGAGGCGGCCTTCACGCTCCAGCCTTGTGCGCAGGCACAGGATGGGGTCGCGGTCGCGCCAGTGGGAC contains these protein-coding regions:
- a CDS encoding c-type cytochrome translates to MIRHTLSALLFSATLAGPALADDAAARGKYLVTVISCGDCHTPGHLLGKPDLARALSGSDVGFEIPGLGVFHGSNLTPDKETGIGNWTEEQIVTAIRTGKRPDGRMLAPVMPWMSFAALSDEDARAIAVYLKSLPPVANKVAGPFGATDKPTGFVMRISAPQ
- a CDS encoding alpha-ketoacid dehydrogenase subunit beta; translated protein: MTTMTVNDAISAALAEEMQRDPTVMIFGEGVATKRRDLLERFGATRVRNTPLAEGIIAGTAAGAAATGLRPVVDLLFAPFLCYAMDEIVNSAGKLRYISGGQFSFPMVVLAMTGAGWGVGAQHNHNVESWFVHSPGLKIVMPSTPADFKGLMKSAIRDDNPVLVFADIALGYSAGEVPEEADAIPLGKAAVRREGRDVTLVSYAKTVGTCMAAADTLAGAGIDAEVIDLRSLKPLDEDAILRSVAKTGRLVVVHEASRLCGVGAEIAALVAEKAFASLRAPVLRLTGPDAPAPASFPLEQAFVPQADAIVAAVRSQMGG